Part of the Chloroflexota bacterium genome is shown below.
CAGGGCTCGGTGTGTTGATCACCACCATTGAACCTCACGCCGCCTTCTTTTTACAGGAGTATACGGACATTACCATTGAGGTTCTTGCTATCCGCCAGAACCGCCGCATGCGCAACGCGAGTTCTCTCGCGTACCATGTGCGGGCGCGCCCTTCTTGGGCAGCATACGACACTTTCGCGCGAAAGTCAAGGGGTTTCGGGGGCAGATTCGGCTGCGCTTTGTGCTGGCGAGCAAGGTGCGACGCACTTTCGGAAGTGCGTCGCACCTTGGCCCGTGGCGCGGCCAACCGACTCTGGAACCGAGTCTGTCAGCACATGCGGGTCGTGTCCGTGTGCTCGTGAGAGACAGGGGGCAGGTATGGAAACCTGCCCTACACTCAATGCGTTTCATGCCGACGCTCATCGGGCCATCGCGCGGGCGGCTGGCCCTACGTGCCCCAGTCGCGCGGCATGCGAAACTCCCAATCCAGGGTGCGGCTGCTCACCTTGGCGATAACCGGCGGGCACCGCTTGTACTGATTGCGCTGCACCATGCGCCACACCTGCCGCACGAACGCCTCCGAGAACCCCATGCCCACCACCTCGGCGAGGGTGCGGCGCTCATCCACCAGCAGGTACAGCACCTTATCCACCTCGGCGTAGGTCAGGCCCATCTCGCCCTCGTCGGTCTGGCCGGGCCACAGGTCCGCGGAAGGCGGCTTGGCGATGATGCGTTCGGGCACGCCGACAGCGCGCGCCAACTGCCGCACCTGCGTCTTGTACAGGTCCCCCAGCGGGTTGACAGCCGACGCCATATCGCCGAACAGCGTGCCGTATCCCAGCAGGAGTTCGGTCTTGTTGCTGGTGCCGATGACCAGCCCGCCCCATTCCTCCGACTGATCGTACAGGACGATCATCCGCGCCCGCGCCATGACGTTGCCGCGCCGCCGCTGGCCCATGTTCGGCACCTGCGCGAAGAGGGGTTCCACCATGTCCGTGATGTCTATGGTAACGTGATTCAGGCCCAGGAGCCGAATGACCTCCATGGCGTCGGCGGACGAGTCGGGCGCGCTGGTGCGGTAGGGCATGAGCACCGCCCGCACGTTCTCGGGGCCCAGCGCCTCGGCGGCGAGAAAGGCCGCCAGCGAGGAATCCACCCCACCCGATAGCCCCAGCACGCCCTTCTTGAAGCCGAAACGCCTCAGTTCGGTGCGGATGGCGCTGACCAACAGCCGCCGCACGAGGGGGATGTCCTGCTGCAACAGGGCCTCAACGTTCATCATGGCGGCGCTCCTCGGACAGGATACGCGACAGTTCGTGCAGCACCGCGAGGGGCTTCTCGTCGCGCAGGAGCGGGAGACGCTGGCGGGCGGCGCGCAGCAGCCCAGGATCCACCTCCAGCGGAATTAGCGCCTCCTCAAAGTAGGGCGCGTGGGCGATGACTTGCCCGCGCGGCGAGACGGCCAGGCTGCCGCCCCAGAACGAGATGCCCTCCTCCACGCCGACCCGATTCACGTGGAAGGCATAGGAGGTCAGCAGCGTCGCGTAGGTTTTGGTGAACTGGGACACGATGGCCGCGTTGGCCGTAGCGCCTTCCTGGTCGGTCCCGACGCCGTAGGCCGGCGACGACGAGCAGAAGATGAGGTAATCGGCCCCGTCCATCCACAGCAGGTACGGCGTGCTGATGTGCCAGGCGTCCTCGCAGATCGCCATGCCGCAGCGCCCGAACCGCGTGTCAAAGGCGCGGAACCCGTCGCCCGCGCACAGGTAGCGTCCCTCCTCAAAGAGGCCATACGTCGGCAGGTAGACTTTGCGGTGGACGTGGACGACGCGCCCGCCGTCCAAGAACGCGGAGGACGCGAAAAACCGATGGCGCGCGTCCTCCTCCACGAAGCCGACGACGATGGCCAGACTTGCGCTGGCCTCCAGCAGCGGCTTCCACATCGGGTGCTCGGGCGAAGGACGAATCGCGACGTGGGGCACCAGTTCGCGCAGGGTGTAGCCCGTTAGCGACAGTTCGGGGAAGATCAGCAGATTTACGCCCAGGCCCCGGGCCTCTTGCGCCAGTTCCAGGTGACGCTGAAGGTTCGCCTCCACATCCCCCAGGCGGGGGAAAGTCTGGGCCAGGCCGACGGTGAATTTGCTATCCAACGGAGACCTCCTGAGCCGATGTCGCCTCGTGCGCGAGGGGCGCGCGACGGCGGAGGGCAACGAGCAGCGCCACGCCGACGACGACTGCGGCGGCATCCAGCCACTGGGCCAGCCGCAGCCCGCCGAGGATGAGCGTGTCGTCGCCCCGCGTGAACTCCAGGGCGAATTGGGTCGCGCCGGTGAGCGCCAAGTAGGCGGCGAAGGGGACGCCGGGCCAGGGTCGGCGGTGCAGCAGGTACCACAGGCACGCGAACATCAGCGCGTACACGATGGCGGCGGCCGCCTGGGTAGCGAAGCGATACTCCACGTACCCGTAGATGTCGGGCAGGAACAGGTAGCCCAGCCCGCGGCCGGGCCTGCCGTAGGCGCTGCCCGCCAGCAGATTGCCCACCCATGCCAGGGCCGAGCCGATGGCCAGCGCCGGGGCCAGCGGATCCAGTAGATCCCAGAGGCTGACGCGCCGCGCCCTGGCCACCGCCCAACACGCAGCCAGGCCCGCGATGAGGCCGCCCCCAAAGGCCATGCCGCCCTTCCAGAACCGCAGGATTTCGCCCGTTCTCACGGCGTAGTAGTCCCAATTCGCCAGCACAAAGTGGATGCGCGCGCCGATCATGCCCGCGATTACGCCCCACAGCGCCGCGTCCAGCACGCTGTCCTGTGGCAGGCGATAGCGCCGCGCCAGCCGGTACGCCGTCCACAATCCCACCAGAACGGCCAGGTCCAGGAACACGGTGTACGAGAGGAGCGTGATGTTGCCGATTTGCAGCAGGACGGGGCGCATGATTATCCTTTCAGGCTCTCTACGATGCGGGCGTAGCGTTCGGCCAGTTCTTCCGCCACGGCGTCGGACTCGGCCTCCGCGTGCACGTGAATCATGGGGCGGTCGGGGTCCGGCAGGACGATAACCCATCGGCGGTCCGCCAGCCAGATTTTCAGACCGTCAATGGCCTCGGTGCGCTGGCCCTTGTGCTGCTCATGAAGCCGCCGCATGACGGTTCCCTTGACCTCCCAGGAGCAGGGCACGTCCTTGCCGGCCAGATGCCATTCGGGCAGGCCTGCGATAACCTGCGAGAGGCGAGTTTGTCCGACCTCCAGCCACTCCATGAGTCGCGCGACGGTCATCATGCCGTCGGCCATGCTCTGGAAGTCGGGGAAAACGAAACTACCGCGGCCGTCCAGCGCCAGCGTCGCCTTCTGGGTAGCCGCCTCTTGGGTGAGGGAATGCAGGTCCTGTTTGGTGCGGATGATCGCGCCGCCCCGTCTGCGGACAATCTCGTCAAACAGGGTGGGCGCCGAGACGGGCAGGACCAGGGTGCCGCCCGGCCCGTGGGCGGCCAGCGCCAGGTCGGCCAGGGCGGCCGACAGGGTGATGGGGTGCACGATGCGTCCCTTGTCGTCCACGGCATAGACCATCTCGCCGCCGGCGTCCAGGCGAATGCCGAAATCCGCGTTCAGCACCTGGCAGATGCTGGCGAGTTGGCTCAGGCTTTGCTCCAGCGCCTCTTCTGTTACGGAGGCCCTGGACTCGGCCATGCGTTCGTTGAGTCCCACGACCGTGCAATTCAAGTCGTTGAGCAATTCGGGGAGCACCAGGGCCGCGGGCGAATTGGCATAGTCCAGCACCAGGTGAAACTTCCGCTGTCGGATGGCCTCCAGGTTCAGGGAGTTCTTGAACCCTTCCGCGTACAATTCCACGACGTTGGCGGCGTACTGGATGGTGCCGATTTCGTCGCTGTGCACGCGGCGAAAGTCCTCGCGGAAGAACACGCGCTCTATCTTGCGTTCTTCCTCCTTGCCCAGGTTGCGGCCTTCGGCGTCCATGATGCGGATGTCCACGATGCGCGAGTCAAAGGGGGAGACGCGGATGTGAATTCCGCCCGCCGCGCCGGTAACGCGGGTGTAATATCGGGCGACGGGGATGGGCACGGTGCGCAGGTCCAGCACGTTCACACCCGAAGATGGCAGGCCCGAGATCATGGCCCGCTTGATCATGCGGGCGCTGCGGTGGGCATCGCGGTTGATGGTTACGGTGGCGCCGCGCGGCAGGGTAGCGCCGTAGGCCGCGCCCAGTTTGGCCGCAAACTCGGGCGTGAGATCCACGTTGACCAGCCCCGACACGCCGTATCGACCAAACAGCACCTTGCGCCCCTGCGCGCCCCAGATGATGCTGGCGCGGACAATGGCGCCCGCCTCAATCTCCTTGCCGGGCCAAATCTTCACGTTGGGGTGGATCACGGCCTGCTGGCCGATGGTGGTCGCGTCGCCGATGACCGCGCCCTCAAAGATCACGGCCTGGCTCTTGACATTGCACTGACTACCAACGATGCAACCGCGCACGTCGGCGGCCTCGCCGATGTACGAGTTGGCCCAGATGACGCTGCGCTCCACGTGGGCGCGGGCGTCCACGATGGTGTTGTCTTTGATCGTCACCGGCCCCACGATGTGCGCGCCCGCACGAATGCGTACCCCGCTCCCCAAGAAGATAGGCCCTTCCAGTTCCGCGGCGGGCGAAATGTCCACATCCTCCTCTACCCACACGCCGGGCCGAACCTCCGTCCCCAGCGGCCCCACCCGCACCCTGCCTTCCAGGATGTCGCCGCTGGCGCGCAGGTACTCCTGCAGGTTGCCCACATCGCACCAGTAGCCGTCGGCCACGTATCCGTACAGGGGGTCGCCTTTCTCCATCATCAGGGGGAACAGATTTTGGCT
Proteins encoded:
- a CDS encoding NAD+ synthase: MNVEALLQQDIPLVRRLLVSAIRTELRRFGFKKGVLGLSGGVDSSLAAFLAAEALGPENVRAVLMPYRTSAPDSSADAMEVIRLLGLNHVTIDITDMVEPLFAQVPNMGQRRRGNVMARARMIVLYDQSEEWGGLVIGTSNKTELLLGYGTLFGDMASAVNPLGDLYKTQVRQLARAVGVPERIIAKPPSADLWPGQTDEGEMGLTYAEVDKVLYLLVDERRTLAEVVGMGFSEAFVRQVWRMVQRNQYKRCPPVIAKVSSRTLDWEFRMPRDWGT
- a CDS encoding carbon-nitrogen hydrolase, whose product is MPPQSSSAWRCSLPSAVARPSRTRRHRLRRSPLDSKFTVGLAQTFPRLGDVEANLQRHLELAQEARGLGVNLLIFPELSLTGYTLRELVPHVAIRPSPEHPMWKPLLEASASLAIVVGFVEEDARHRFFASSAFLDGGRVVHVHRKVYLPTYGLFEEGRYLCAGDGFRAFDTRFGRCGMAICEDAWHISTPYLLWMDGADYLIFCSSSPAYGVGTDQEGATANAAIVSQFTKTYATLLTSYAFHVNRVGVEEGISFWGGSLAVSPRGQVIAHAPYFEEALIPLEVDPGLLRAARQRLPLLRDEKPLAVLHELSRILSEERRHDER
- a CDS encoding prolipoprotein diacylglyceryl transferase codes for the protein MRPVLLQIGNITLLSYTVFLDLAVLVGLWTAYRLARRYRLPQDSVLDAALWGVIAGMIGARIHFVLANWDYYAVRTGEILRFWKGGMAFGGGLIAGLAACWAVARARRVSLWDLLDPLAPALAIGSALAWVGNLLAGSAYGRPGRGLGYLFLPDIYGYVEYRFATQAAAAIVYALMFACLWYLLHRRPWPGVPFAAYLALTGATQFALEFTRGDDTLILGGLRLAQWLDAAAVVVGVALLVALRRRAPLAHEATSAQEVSVG
- a CDS encoding NTP transferase domain-containing protein; this encodes MKAVVMAGGEGSRLRPLTLGRPKPMVPLVNKPVIAHILSLLKQHGITEVVVTVQYMADMIQRYFGDGHGMGMRLYYSVEDTPLGTAGSVKNAQAFLDEPFIVISGDALTDIDLEKVIAFHQQKRAKITITLFHVPDPLEYGVVITDANGRIQRFLEKPGWSEVISDTVNTGIYVIEPEVLDYFEADKVFDFSQNLFPLMMEKGDPLYGYVADGYWCDVGNLQEYLRASGDILEGRVRVGPLGTEVRPGVWVEEDVDISPAAELEGPIFLGSGVRIRAGAHIVGPVTIKDNTIVDARAHVERSVIWANSYIGEAADVRGCIVGSQCNVKSQAVIFEGAVIGDATTIGQQAVIHPNVKIWPGKEIEAGAIVRASIIWGAQGRKVLFGRYGVSGLVNVDLTPEFAAKLGAAYGATLPRGATVTINRDAHRSARMIKRAMISGLPSSGVNVLDLRTVPIPVARYYTRVTGAAGGIHIRVSPFDSRIVDIRIMDAEGRNLGKEEERKIERVFFREDFRRVHSDEIGTIQYAANVVELYAEGFKNSLNLEAIRQRKFHLVLDYANSPAALVLPELLNDLNCTVVGLNERMAESRASVTEEALEQSLSQLASICQVLNADFGIRLDAGGEMVYAVDDKGRIVHPITLSAALADLALAAHGPGGTLVLPVSAPTLFDEIVRRRGGAIIRTKQDLHSLTQEAATQKATLALDGRGSFVFPDFQSMADGMMTVARLMEWLEVGQTRLSQVIAGLPEWHLAGKDVPCSWEVKGTVMRRLHEQHKGQRTEAIDGLKIWLADRRWVIVLPDPDRPMIHVHAEAESDAVAEELAERYARIVESLKG